A stretch of the Chlorobiota bacterium genome encodes the following:
- a CDS encoding NADH-quinone oxidoreductase subunit C → MNPYSIEQIYSDLQSKFSDMIGEIRIEPPTTGTPFIIVNREWIRDVCLYLRDDEKYKMNTCNLLSCVDFRKMKSQEYNNQLGVVYHLSSLQETKNGWETIHKCALRVYIPIDDPKIASVSRIWRSTDWHEREGYDMYGIIFEEHPDLRRILLPDDWVGFPLRKDYETPEYYNGMKIPY, encoded by the coding sequence ATGAATCCATATTCCATTGAACAAATATATTCTGATTTACAATCAAAATTCTCTGATATGATTGGTGAAATTAGAATTGAACCCCCAACTACAGGAACCCCATTTATTATTGTTAATAGGGAATGGATTAGAGATGTCTGTTTATATTTAAGAGATGATGAAAAATATAAAATGAATACTTGTAATTTACTTTCATGTGTTGATTTTAGAAAAATGAAAAGTCAGGAATATAATAATCAACTTGGTGTTGTTTATCATTTATCTTCTTTACAAGAAACTAAAAATGGATGGGAAACAATCCATAAATGTGCATTAAGAGTTTACATTCCAATAGATGATCCAAAAATTGCTTCAGTTTCTAGAATATGGAGATCAACAGATTGGCATGAAAGAGAAGGATATGATATGTATGGAATTATATTTGAAGAGCACCCAGATTTAAGAAGGATTTTATTACCAGATGATTGGGTTGGTTTTCCTCTAAGAAAAGACTATGAAACTCCAGAGTATTATAATGGCATGAAAATACCTTATTAG
- the nuoB gene encoding NADH-quinone oxidoreductase subunit NuoB, with product MGLLNKLDSVESFDQGNIVLTSVETLLNWGRLNSIWQMGFGLACCAIEFMAANASDFDMMRFGVIPRPSPRHSDVIIISGTVTLKMATRVKRLYEQMPEPRYVISMGSCSNCGGPYWEHGYHVLKGVDRIIPVDVYVPGCPPRPEALLEGLLRLRDKVRNQSLSVKQKEFIS from the coding sequence ATGGGTTTATTAAATAAATTAGATAGTGTTGAGTCCTTCGATCAAGGAAATATTGTTCTTACATCTGTTGAAACATTGCTAAATTGGGGTAGACTTAATTCAATTTGGCAGATGGGTTTTGGATTGGCTTGTTGTGCAATAGAATTTATGGCTGCAAATGCTTCAGACTTCGATATGATGCGCTTTGGAGTAATCCCAAGACCAAGCCCAAGGCATAGTGATGTTATAATAATTTCTGGAACTGTTACTCTTAAAATGGCTACTAGAGTCAAGCGATTGTATGAACAAATGCCTGAGCCAAGATACGTAATTTCAATGGGGAGTTGTTCAAATTGTGGTGGTCCTTATTGGGAACATGGATATCATGTTCTAAAAGGTGTTGATAGAATTATTCCAGTTGATGTTTATGTTCCAGGTTGTCCACCAAGACCTGAAGCATTGCTTGAAGGTCTTCTAAGGCTAAGAGATAAAGTTCGAAATCAAAGTTTATCTGTAAAACAAAAAGAATTTATTTCATAA
- a CDS encoding NADH-quinone oxidoreductase subunit A, protein MLTEFGKIFVFFILGAIFVAGGLIANFFIRPKRPTREKMMIYECGEDAEGPSHIKFNLRFYVIALAFLLFDLEFVLLFPWATVFRELGPTALWLDMGFIFILLVGYIYLWKKGDLDWIVPKPPAPDLDSLLIKDKPRFRPSTTTSIPVTEKVEA, encoded by the coding sequence ATGCTAACCGAATTTGGGAAAATTTTTGTATTTTTTATTTTAGGTGCTATATTTGTTGCTGGTGGTCTCATCGCAAATTTCTTTATTCGACCAAAAAGACCAACGCGTGAAAAGATGATGATTTATGAATGTGGTGAAGATGCTGAAGGACCATCACATATAAAATTCAATTTGCGATTCTACGTAATTGCTCTTGCATTCCTACTATTCGATCTTGAATTTGTTCTACTTTTTCCTTGGGCAACAGTTTTCCGTGAGTTAGGTCCTACTGCACTATGGTTAGATATGGGATTTATATTTATCTTGCTTGTTGGTTACATTTATTTGTGGAAAAAGGGAGATTTGGATTGGATAGTTCCAAAACCACCTGCACCAGATTTAGATTCATTATTAATAAAAGATAAACCTCGATTTAGACCTTCAACTACTACATCAATTCCAGTTACTGAAAAGGTTGAGGCTTAG
- a CDS encoding tyrosine-type recombinase/integrase, which yields MNNSMIDIKENFIKHLLNQRLYSKRTGEIYSDSLNRFYLHLQIVLNSDDFQYTDITFQEVRSFVIGMHKSGLARATIMQHLSAVKSFFKYVQSQGLILNNPAKLIKSPKQAKKLPTFLTKEQILEIVNKPNLYSKNGLRDTTIIELLYSTGIRRGELCGIKLNNINLKENTIKVLGKGNKERIVVFGSYAKDKLIKYIEFRNDNYPTNTKFLFLNNKGNPVNGKLVYDIVKKYITGTSEDKKKSPHVLRHSFATHLLDSGAGIAEIGELLGHSKLSTTQIYTHLTIEKLKESYNQAHPRSD from the coding sequence ATGAATAATTCAATGATTGATATTAAAGAAAATTTTATAAAACATTTACTTAATCAAAGATTATACTCTAAAAGAACAGGAGAGATTTATTCTGATTCTCTAAATAGGTTCTATTTACATTTACAAATAGTTTTAAATTCAGATGATTTTCAATATACTGATATTACATTTCAGGAAGTTAGAAGTTTTGTTATAGGAATGCATAAGTCAGGATTAGCTCGTGCTACTATAATGCAGCATTTATCTGCAGTTAAGTCATTCTTTAAATATGTTCAGTCCCAAGGACTTATTTTAAATAATCCAGCAAAACTTATAAAATCACCCAAACAAGCAAAAAAACTTCCAACTTTTTTAACTAAAGAACAAATATTAGAAATTGTAAACAAACCAAATTTATATTCAAAGAACGGACTAAGAGACACAACAATTATAGAACTACTATATTCAACAGGAATTCGAAGAGGTGAATTATGTGGAATAAAATTAAACAATATCAATTTAAAAGAAAATACTATAAAAGTTTTAGGAAAAGGTAATAAAGAAAGGATTGTTGTATTTGGTAGTTATGCTAAAGATAAGTTAATTAAATATATTGAGTTCAGAAATGATAATTATCCAACAAATACTAAATTTCTTTTTCTTAATAATAAAGGAAATCCTGTTAATGGAAAATTAGTTTATGATATTGTAAAAAAGTATATAACTGGTACTAGTGAAGATAAAAAGAAAAGCCCTCATGTTTTAAGACATTCTTTTGCAACTCATTTATTAGATTCAGGTGCTGGTATTGCTGAGATTGGGGAATTGCTTGGTCATAGTAAATTATCTACAACTCAAATATATACTCATTTAACAATTGAAAAATTAAAAGAATCATATAATCAAGCTCATCCAAGAAGTGACTGA